From Magnolia sinica isolate HGM2019 chromosome 13, MsV1, whole genome shotgun sequence, one genomic window encodes:
- the LOC131222886 gene encoding pentatricopeptide repeat-containing protein At1g51965, mitochondrial, with the protein MTKISPHASLFLSVPSRNPTNGKQNKMRHHRPLRRLLRFSPSPSHRSFATSYSGRVVKEASDGRSFAIEVEAPSVLRDVRGYSLPRRDLICRVSKILQSSPSSHIEDPFLQLSEYLQTLTPTLTPSEVSEILKSLRSPRRALEFFRFTADSLPGFRHDCFNYNRILTILARSVSSSEGDRDLIRSIVDEMDRSGVRGSISTVNILIGIFGSGSNGGELERCLQLARKWELRFNCYTYKCLLQAHLRSYEVSKAFRVYEEMKKRGYKLDIFAYNMLLDALAKDEKVEQAQKVFEDMKHKHCEPDEYTYTILIRVMGKMEKSDEFLALFHEMITKGCTPNLIAYNTMIQALAKSRMVDKMIFVFSKMVENNCRPNEFTYSVILDVLVAEGQISRLYEVVELSKKYITKSIYAFLVKTLSKWGHASEAHKLFCNMWSFHDKGDRDAYLSMLESLCNAGKVLEALDLMGKIHEKGLSTDTVMYNMVFSALGKLKQISHINTLFEEMKRDGPSPDIFTYNILIASFGRAGRVEEALKLFEEMENSNCKPDVITYNSLINCLGKNGDLDEAHMRFMEMQEKGLNPDVFTYSTLIECFGKSNRVEMACRLFDEMLAEGCYPNIVTYNILLDCLEKCGKAAEALKLYEKLKQQGLTPDSITYAVLERLQSGSHRVVRVRKQIPITGWIVSPLR; encoded by the exons atgaccaaaatatccCCCCATGCATCTCTGTTTCTCTCCGTTCCCTCTCGAAATCCAACTAACGGAAAACAAAACAAGATGAGACATCACCGTCCGCTGCGTCGTCTACTCCGCTTCAGTCCATCTCCCTCCCACCGCTCCTTCGCCACGAGCTACAGCGGCCGCGTCGTGAAAGAAGCCTCAGACGGCCGATCCTTCGCCATCGAGGTCGAAGCCCCTTCCGTCCTCCGCGACGTACGGGGATACTCCCTCCCACGCCGCGACCTCATCTGCCGCGTCTCGAAAATCCTCCAATCCTCACCTTCTTCTCACATAGAGGATCCTTTCCTCCAGCTCTCCGAATACCTTCAAACCCTAACCCCAACCCTAACCCCCTCCGAAGTCTCCGAAATCCTCAAATCCCTCCGTAGCCCCCGCCGAGCCCTCGAATTCTTCCGCTTCACCGCCGACTCCCTTCCCGGCTTCCGCCACGACTGCTTCAACTACAACCGCATCCTCACCATCCTTGCCCGGTCGGTCTCGTCGTCCGAGGGCGACCGTGATCTCATCCGTAGTATCGTCGATGAGATGGATCGGTCAGGCGTCCGCGGTAGCATCTCGACCGTCAATATCTTGATAGGTATTTTCGGGAGTGGCAGCAATGGCGGAGAATTGGAGAGGTGTTTGCAGCTGGCCAGGAAGTGGGAATTGAGGTTTAACTGTTATACTTACAAATGCCTTCTTCAGGCGCATTTGAGGTCGTATGAGGTTTCAAAGGCGTTTCGAGTTTATGAAGAGATGAAGAAGCGAGGgtataaattagatattttcgCATATAATATGCTGTTGGATGCGCTTGCGAAGGATGAAAAG GTTGAGCAAGCTCAGAAGGTTTTTGAAGATATGAAGCATAAGCATTGCGAACCAGATGAGTATACTTACACTATACTTATTAGAGTGATGGGAAAGATGGAGAAGTCGGATGAGTTCCTTGCTCTCTTCCATGAGATGATCACAAAGGGTTGTACTCCTAACCTGATTGCCTACAACACTATGATTCAGGCACTTGCTAAGAGCCGGATGGTGGATAAAatgatctttgttttctcgaAAATGGTAGAAAACAATTGCCGCCCTAATGAATTCACATACAGTGTGATCTTGGATGTACTAGTGGCTGAAGGGCAGATCAGTAGATTATATGAGGTTGTGGAATTATCTAAGAAGTACATTACCAAATCTATCTATGCATTTTTAGTAAAAACGCTGAGCAAATGGGGTCATGCGAGCGAGGCTCACAAGCTATTCTGTAATATGTGGAGCTTTCATGACAAGGGAGATAGGGATGCGTACTTGTCCATGTTGGAGAGTCTATGCAATGCAGGAAAGGTGCTAGAGGCCTTAGATTTGATGGGTAAAATTCATGAAAAAGGACTAAGTACAGATACTGTCATGTATAACATGGTGTTCTCGGCGCTTGGTAAATTGAAGCAGATATCTCATATTAATACCCTTTTTGAAGAGATGAAGCGAGATGGCCCTTCGCCGGACATATTTACATACAATATTCTTATCGCAAGCTTTGGCAGAGCAGGCAGGGTTGAGGAGGCTTTAAAACTCTTTGAAGAGATGGAGAACAGCAATTGCAAACCGGATGTCATCACTTACAACTCTTTGATTAATTGTCTTGGGAAGAATGGTGACTTGGACGAAGCTCACATGCGATTCATGGAGATGCAAGAAAAGGGACTGAATCCCGATGTCTTCACTTACAGCACACTTATCGAGTGCTTTGGTAAGTCAAATCGTGTTGAGATGGCATGCAGATTGTTTGATGAGATGCTTGCCGAAGGCTGCTACCCAAATATCGTGACATACAATATTTTACTTGACTGTCTTGAGAAGTGTGGCAAAGCAGCAGAAGCTCTTAAGCTATATGAGAAGTTGAAGCAGCAGGGCTTGACTCCAGATTCTATTACTTATGCAGTCCTTGAACGTTTGCAAAGTGGATCTCATAGGGTTGTGAGAGTACGTAAACAGATTCCTATTACTGGTTGGATTGTTAGCCCTTTAAGGTGA